One window of the Mesorhizobium shangrilense genome contains the following:
- a CDS encoding ABC transporter permease — protein sequence MQSPADLAHSSLPSGTADRRRRPLSWIAIVAAFVSLFALLPLAFIIWVAVQTGWETVAALVFRPRVGELLVNTVLLVVLTVPISIVLSVALAWLTERSDLLGARIWSWLSVAPLAIPAFVHSYAWITMVPRMHGLWAGVLVSVIAYFPFLYLPVSAALRRLDPALEDAAAALGLGPRRVFWRVVLPQLRLAICGGSLLVGLHLLAEYGLYVFIRFDTFTTAIVDQFQSTFNGPAANMLAGVLVTCCFVLLALEVLVRGEERYARVGSGAARQQQRTRLGRATILCMALPIITSLLALGVPFVTIGRWLVAGGADVWRFDEIGLALGQTLFLALAGALLATVAAMPMAWISIRAPSRLQRLLEGCNYIVGSLPGVVVALALVTITVRIAMPLYQTLFTILVAYALMFLPRALVSLRASIAQAPVELERAASSLGRAPLKALWSTTIRLSAPGAAAGMALVALGIMNELTATQMLAPNGTRTLAMAFWSYSGEIDYASAAPYAFIMVAMSLPLTWLLYVQSKRMAGR from the coding sequence ATGCAGTCCCCCGCCGATCTGGCACATTCAAGCCTGCCGTCGGGAACGGCGGACCGACGTCGCCGGCCGCTGTCGTGGATCGCGATCGTCGCCGCTTTCGTCTCGCTGTTCGCGCTGCTGCCCCTCGCCTTCATCATCTGGGTCGCCGTACAGACCGGCTGGGAAACCGTGGCGGCGCTGGTCTTCCGACCTCGCGTTGGCGAGCTCCTGGTCAACACCGTCCTGCTGGTCGTGTTGACCGTGCCGATCTCCATCGTTCTATCGGTGGCGCTGGCCTGGCTGACCGAGCGCAGCGACCTGCTGGGCGCCCGGATCTGGTCCTGGCTTTCAGTGGCGCCGCTTGCCATCCCCGCCTTCGTGCACAGCTACGCCTGGATCACCATGGTGCCCAGGATGCACGGCCTGTGGGCCGGCGTTCTGGTTTCCGTCATCGCCTATTTCCCGTTCCTCTATCTGCCGGTGTCGGCGGCCCTGCGCCGCCTCGACCCCGCCCTGGAGGATGCGGCGGCAGCGCTTGGCCTTGGGCCCCGGCGCGTGTTCTGGCGGGTCGTGCTGCCGCAACTTAGGCTCGCCATCTGTGGCGGCTCATTGCTGGTCGGCCTGCATCTCCTGGCCGAATACGGGCTCTACGTCTTCATCCGCTTCGACACCTTCACCACGGCAATCGTCGACCAGTTCCAGTCGACCTTCAACGGACCGGCGGCCAACATGCTGGCCGGCGTCCTGGTCACCTGCTGTTTCGTGTTGCTCGCACTGGAAGTCCTGGTGCGCGGCGAGGAGCGCTATGCGCGCGTCGGTTCCGGCGCGGCGCGCCAGCAGCAACGCACAAGACTCGGACGCGCCACAATCCTCTGCATGGCTCTGCCGATCATCACCTCGCTGCTGGCGCTTGGCGTGCCTTTCGTCACCATCGGCCGCTGGCTCGTGGCTGGCGGCGCCGATGTCTGGCGTTTCGACGAGATCGGCCTGGCGCTCGGCCAGACGCTGTTCCTGGCGCTTGCCGGTGCGCTGCTCGCCACCGTCGCCGCCATGCCGATGGCCTGGATATCGATCCGTGCCCCCAGCCGCCTGCAGCGCCTGCTGGAAGGCTGCAACTACATCGTCGGCTCGCTGCCGGGCGTCGTCGTGGCATTGGCCCTGGTCACCATCACCGTGCGCATTGCCATGCCGCTCTACCAGACACTGTTCACCATCCTGGTCGCCTACGCGCTGATGTTCCTGCCGCGTGCCCTGGTCAGCCTGCGGGCCTCGATCGCGCAGGCCCCGGTCGAACTCGAACGTGCCGCTTCCAGCCTTGGCCGGGCACCGCTCAAGGCTTTGTGGTCGACGACGATCCGCCTCTCGGCGCCGGGTGCCGCCGCCGGCATGGCGCTGGTGGCGCTCGGCATCATGAACGAGTTGACCGCGACCCAGATGCTGGCGCCCAACGGCACCCGCACGCTGGCGATGGCATTCTGGTCCTACAGCGGCGAGATCGACTATGCGTCGGCGGCGCCCTATGCCTTCATCATGGTGGCGATGTCGTTGCCCTTGACCTGGCTGCTCTATGTTCAATCGAAGCGGATGGCCGGGCGATGA
- a CDS encoding NrsF family protein, with protein MRTDDLIKALDADARSKTMPLRSAWWIAAGAAAVIAAVVFLLTIGPRPDFMAAAHTMRFLSKFVFTIVLAISAFALVRALSTPGASTGRAAMGMIAAPLLVAAAVILELFAVPSADWGTRLVGTNMMICMTFIPLIGIGPLAIFLWMLRYGAPTRPVLAGAVAGLLAGGLAATFYAAHCFDDSPLFVASWYTIAIGALAALGALGGRLFVRW; from the coding sequence ATGAGGACCGACGATCTCATCAAGGCGCTGGACGCCGATGCCCGCAGCAAGACGATGCCTTTGCGCTCGGCCTGGTGGATTGCGGCCGGCGCGGCGGCCGTGATCGCGGCAGTCGTTTTCCTGCTGACGATCGGTCCGCGCCCGGACTTCATGGCCGCAGCGCATACGATGCGCTTCCTCTCCAAATTTGTTTTCACCATCGTGCTTGCGATCAGCGCCTTTGCCCTGGTCCGCGCCTTGTCGACACCCGGTGCCTCGACGGGCCGAGCGGCCATGGGGATGATTGCCGCGCCGCTGCTCGTGGCCGCGGCCGTCATTCTGGAGCTGTTCGCAGTGCCCTCGGCCGACTGGGGCACGCGCCTTGTCGGCACCAACATGATGATCTGCATGACCTTCATTCCGCTGATCGGCATTGGCCCGCTTGCGATCTTCCTGTGGATGCTGCGCTACGGCGCACCGACACGGCCGGTGCTTGCCGGCGCTGTTGCCGGCCTGCTTGCCGGTGGGCTGGCGGCGACCTTCTATGCCGCGCACTGCTTCGACGATTCGCCGCTTTTCGTGGCCTCCTGGTACACGATAGCAATCGGCGCCCTTGCCGCGCTAGGGGCGCTGGGGGGGCGCCTCTTCGTGCGCTGGTAG
- a CDS encoding sigma-70 family RNA polymerase sigma factor, whose protein sequence is MTGKDEAELSRLLRAAIAGDERAYANFLHRVAMLVRGFARRKIVQGGVDPEDVVQETLLAIHVKRHTWRQDAPVLPWVYAIARFKLIDAFRRRGRRIEIDVDDIAETFAEPEAETVSERDINRALDSLSPAQRSVVSAVSVEGRSIGETAAKFGISETAVRVSLHRGLAAIAKRFGQGRFGRE, encoded by the coding sequence GTGACCGGCAAGGACGAGGCCGAGCTTTCCCGGCTGCTGCGGGCCGCGATCGCGGGAGATGAAAGGGCTTACGCCAACTTTCTGCACCGGGTTGCCATGCTCGTTCGGGGCTTTGCCCGGCGCAAGATCGTGCAGGGCGGAGTCGACCCCGAGGATGTCGTGCAGGAAACCTTGCTGGCCATTCATGTGAAACGGCATACCTGGCGCCAGGATGCGCCGGTGTTGCCTTGGGTCTACGCCATTGCACGTTTCAAGCTGATCGACGCGTTCCGGCGGCGCGGACGGCGCATCGAGATCGATGTCGACGATATCGCCGAGACGTTCGCCGAGCCGGAAGCGGAAACCGTCAGCGAACGCGATATCAACCGGGCGCTCGACAGCCTGTCGCCGGCGCAGCGATCGGTGGTCTCGGCGGTGTCGGTGGAAGGCCGTTCCATCGGCGAGACGGCAGCCAAGTTCGGTATCAGCGAGACGGCGGTGCGCGTGTCGCTGCATCGCGGGCTCGCCGCCATTGCCAAGCGATTTGGACAGGGGCGATTCGGGCGGGAATGA
- a CDS encoding iron ABC transporter substrate-binding protein, protein MKYALSTLAGATALAISLIVGPAMAEDAGIIVYNAQHESLTKEWAEGFTKETGIKVTVRNGGDSDFSNQIVAEGASSPADVFLTENSPAMALVESAGLFAPVDADTLAQVPQDFQPASGKWVGVAARSTVFAYNKTKLNADQLPKSMLDLADPSWKGRWAASPSGADFQAIVSALLQLKGEAATADWLKAMKTNFTAYKGNSTVMKAVNAGEIDGGVIYHYYYFGDQAKTGENSKNVELHYFKNQDPGAFVSISGGGVLASSKHPKEAQAFLKWVTGKGGQEVLKTGDSFEYAVGKGAESNPKLVPLADLQAPKVDPTTLNSKKVTDLMTAAGLL, encoded by the coding sequence ATGAAATATGCTCTTTCCACCCTTGCCGGCGCCACCGCGCTCGCAATCAGCCTGATCGTCGGTCCGGCGATGGCCGAAGATGCCGGCATCATCGTCTACAACGCCCAGCACGAGAGCCTGACCAAGGAATGGGCCGAAGGCTTCACCAAGGAAACGGGCATCAAGGTCACCGTGCGCAACGGTGGCGACAGCGATTTCTCCAACCAGATCGTCGCTGAAGGCGCTTCCTCGCCCGCTGACGTGTTCCTGACGGAAAACTCGCCGGCCATGGCGCTGGTCGAGAGCGCCGGCCTGTTCGCGCCGGTCGATGCCGACACGCTGGCCCAGGTCCCGCAGGACTTCCAGCCGGCAAGCGGCAAATGGGTGGGTGTGGCCGCGCGCAGCACCGTCTTTGCCTACAACAAGACCAAGCTCAACGCCGACCAGTTGCCGAAGTCGATGCTTGATCTCGCCGATCCGAGCTGGAAGGGCCGTTGGGCCGCCTCGCCGTCGGGCGCCGACTTCCAGGCGATCGTCAGCGCCCTGCTGCAGCTCAAGGGTGAAGCCGCCACGGCCGACTGGCTAAAGGCGATGAAGACGAATTTCACCGCCTATAAGGGCAACAGCACCGTGATGAAGGCGGTCAATGCCGGCGAGATCGATGGCGGCGTGATCTACCACTATTACTATTTCGGCGATCAGGCCAAGACCGGCGAAAACAGCAAGAACGTCGAGCTGCACTATTTCAAGAACCAGGATCCGGGCGCGTTCGTCTCGATTTCCGGTGGCGGCGTGCTGGCCTCGAGCAAGCATCCCAAGGAAGCACAGGCCTTCCTGAAGTGGGTTACCGGCAAGGGTGGCCAGGAGGTGCTGAAGACCGGCGATTCCTTCGAATACGCTGTCGGCAAGGGTGCCGAATCCAACCCCAAGCTGGTGCCGCTGGCCGACCTGCAGGCGCCGAAAGTCGATCCGACGACGCTGAACTCCAAGAAGGTCACCGATCTGATGACCGCGGCCGGCTTGCTTTAG